The Epilithonimonas zeae genome contains a region encoding:
- a CDS encoding DUF3164 family protein — protein sequence METVIDIKSLSAEERKKIIQDARELDKIERENRSKNIQTYKELSSEFVNSNIDDLVLHHNITDSLIKKLWNDYKPLQALKASVYGTKVHQQDSHTSTLEDGSASITIGYNVTIGFDGTESQGVEKIKEFINSLSTGDDNNKKLSAAVNTFLKPNFKTGMLNPAKIIELSKLKDQFNDKRFDEGLKIIFDAQQRRQNSMYISGWKFIEIDSVPRKLEFRFTI from the coding sequence ATGGAAACAGTAATTGATATCAAATCTTTATCAGCAGAAGAACGCAAAAAAATAATTCAGGATGCTAGAGAATTAGATAAAATAGAGAGAGAAAACAGAAGTAAGAATATACAGACTTATAAAGAACTTTCTTCCGAGTTTGTAAACAGTAATATTGATGATTTGGTTTTACATCATAATATCACGGATAGTTTAATAAAAAAACTATGGAACGATTATAAACCTCTACAAGCTTTGAAAGCTTCTGTTTATGGTACAAAAGTACATCAACAAGACAGCCATACATCAACATTAGAAGATGGCAGTGCAAGTATTACCATTGGATACAACGTTACTATAGGATTTGATGGTACAGAAAGCCAAGGTGTCGAGAAAATAAAAGAGTTTATCAACTCCTTATCAACAGGTGATGATAATAATAAGAAATTATCTGCTGCAGTTAATACTTTCCTGAAACCTAATTTTAAAACAGGAATGCTAAATCCAGCCAAGATTATTGAGTTATCCAAATTAAAAGATCAGTTTAATGACAAAAGATTTGATGAAGGGCTGAAGATTATCTTTGATGCACAACAGAGAAGACAAAACAGTATGTATATCAGTGGCTGGAAGTTTATAGAGATAGATTCGGTGCCAAGAAAATTGGAATTTAGATTTACAATATGA
- a CDS encoding YoaK family protein — MLRNYSNSRTLGDNIRLGTLTAFTAGTINIASLLIFLSFTSNVTGHYAIFAAEISQGNWAQVAVVAGWIFLFFFGGFVANLSVINFNKKSKYFAHAFPIILEILCLLAVGIYGQFYYKKTLGETEVLVALMLFATGLQNGLTASISNFSVKTTHLTGTTTDLGILASMFTQKKFRKNPELMGKAKLLLSIMTAYVLGAVFSGLTYYHLEFRVFYVISICLLVVIGYDFYKINLRHFHTEYRYYKIYHKPTFIAFLYYKIHNKDEKRTVSRPNTNAKLAFSDK, encoded by the coding sequence ATGTTAAGGAATTATAGTAACAGCAGAACGTTGGGAGACAACATTAGACTGGGGACGCTGACTGCATTCACTGCAGGGACTATAAATATAGCATCTCTATTGATATTTCTCTCATTTACGTCCAACGTAACAGGACATTATGCGATTTTTGCAGCAGAAATTAGCCAAGGAAACTGGGCACAGGTTGCTGTAGTTGCAGGATGGATTTTCCTATTCTTCTTTGGAGGATTTGTAGCCAACTTAAGTGTTATCAATTTTAATAAGAAAAGTAAATATTTCGCTCATGCCTTTCCAATTATACTAGAAATACTCTGTCTTTTAGCAGTGGGAATCTATGGACAATTTTATTATAAAAAAACATTGGGAGAAACCGAAGTTTTGGTAGCACTGATGTTATTTGCAACTGGTTTGCAAAACGGTTTAACAGCGAGTATCTCGAACTTCTCTGTAAAAACAACGCACCTTACAGGAACAACTACAGATTTGGGAATTTTGGCATCGATGTTTACTCAGAAAAAATTCAGAAAAAACCCTGAATTAATGGGTAAAGCGAAACTTTTACTAAGCATTATGACGGCTTATGTTCTTGGTGCTGTGTTCTCTGGATTGACCTATTATCATCTGGAATTCCGAGTTTTTTATGTGATAAGCATTTGTCTTTTGGTTGTAATCGGTTATGATTTCTACAAAATTAACCTCAGACATTTCCATACAGAATATAGATATTATAAAATCTATCACAAGCCAACCTTCATCGCATTTCTGTACTACAAAATTCACAATAAAGACGAGAAAAGAACTGTAAGTAGACCTAATACTAATGCAAAATTGGCCTTTAGCGACAAGTAA
- a CDS encoding sensor histidine kinase, whose translation MLKGNPTNQTKTMLLLMLVFTVVILLFSGLVYFSIVNFSHQRFYELLKIRATTIVQIEKSKEHLDIPENHILNSLNDEELPMEKDYVFEVPKDSNYSQISNQIHIPDTFFKSIVKKGEANFNDKEFYYIGQSFTSNNKTYIAIASAQNHYVVYYLGYLKRTLITCMVLALFFSMIFSFYLSKTLFRPILKITGKVKEISSENLHLRLEPQPGNTELNELVDTFNDMLNRIETSFETQNHLIGNVSHELRTPLTSIMGEADVALSIRRSEEHYQETLQIILNEAEKLDKKIKALLMIAQTGFDGKIQKMDKVRMDQLLWDVIETATRINSKNNVFMDISMLPENPKKLKVQGNEQLLHLAMANIINNGCKYSNFQQVKVSLGATDDHVYVIIKDKGIGIPDSEMDKIYDPFFRASNTKNYEGYGIGLPLARNIIRIHNGELIVNSKENVGTTVQIRFPIYVPTE comes from the coding sequence ATGCTGAAAGGAAATCCTACCAACCAAACGAAAACAATGCTTCTTCTTATGCTGGTTTTTACAGTTGTAATTCTGCTGTTCAGTGGATTGGTATATTTTTCCATTGTTAATTTTTCGCATCAACGGTTTTACGAATTACTGAAAATCAGAGCTACAACAATTGTCCAAATTGAGAAAAGTAAAGAACATCTTGATATTCCTGAAAATCATATTCTGAATAGCTTGAATGACGAAGAACTCCCGATGGAAAAAGATTATGTTTTCGAGGTTCCGAAGGATTCTAATTACAGCCAGATTTCGAATCAAATTCATATTCCTGATACTTTTTTCAAAAGCATTGTAAAAAAAGGTGAAGCTAATTTTAACGATAAAGAGTTCTATTATATAGGACAATCTTTCACCTCAAACAACAAAACTTACATAGCAATAGCCTCTGCGCAAAACCATTATGTAGTTTATTATTTGGGCTACCTGAAAAGGACTTTGATTACTTGTATGGTTTTAGCATTATTCTTTTCGATGATCTTCTCTTTCTATTTATCGAAGACTTTATTCCGCCCGATTCTTAAAATTACGGGTAAAGTAAAAGAAATAAGTTCAGAAAATCTGCATCTTAGACTGGAGCCTCAGCCAGGAAATACTGAACTGAATGAATTGGTTGATACCTTCAATGATATGTTGAATAGAATTGAAACGTCTTTTGAAACACAAAACCACTTGATTGGGAATGTTTCTCACGAATTGAGAACACCTTTGACCTCGATTATGGGTGAAGCGGATGTTGCACTTTCAATCAGAAGATCGGAGGAACATTATCAGGAAACACTTCAGATTATTCTGAATGAAGCCGAAAAACTGGATAAGAAAATCAAGGCTTTACTGATGATAGCCCAAACGGGTTTTGATGGTAAAATCCAGAAAATGGATAAAGTAAGGATGGATCAGTTGCTTTGGGATGTTATCGAAACTGCGACAAGAATTAATTCTAAGAATAATGTTTTTATGGATATCAGTATGTTGCCCGAAAATCCTAAAAAACTGAAAGTCCAAGGTAACGAGCAGCTTCTGCACCTCGCAATGGCGAACATCATCAATAATGGTTGCAAATACTCTAATTTTCAACAGGTTAAAGTTTCTCTTGGTGCAACAGATGATCACGTTTATGTGATTATAAAAGATAAGGGAATCGGGATTCCGGATTCTGAGATGGATAAAATTTACGACCCCTTTTTCCGGGCTTCTAATACGAAAAACTATGAAGGTTACGGAATTGGTTTACCTTTGGCCAGAAACATTATCAGAATCCATAATGGTGAACTGATTGTGAATTCTAAAGAAAATGTTGGCACCACGGTTCAAATTCGTTTTCCTATTTATGTTCCCACGGAATAA
- a CDS encoding oxidase, translating to MKDFLFTDDLVIKNGDFAVDYSDNQHQKHILVAYKGEYKQSPELGVGIEQMLKDDDITPVLIEAKKNLQYDGVDVKNIYFTDEGRLVIDGNYKKNN from the coding sequence ATGAAAGACTTTTTATTTACAGACGATTTAGTTATTAAAAATGGTGATTTTGCTGTTGATTATTCCGACAACCAACATCAGAAACACATTTTAGTAGCTTACAAGGGAGAATACAAGCAATCACCTGAACTAGGTGTGGGCATAGAGCAAATGTTAAAAGACGATGACATTACTCCGGTATTGATTGAAGCGAAGAAAAACCTTCAGTATGATGGTGTGGATGTGAAGAACATCTATTTCACAGATGAGGGAAGGTTGGTTATTGATGGGAATTACAAAAAAAATAATTAA
- a CDS encoding lysozyme — protein sequence MIVNNFGIQLIQEEESKKMFDLSGQKFLSDLEGVRYTSYKDTGGVWTIGRGIIRYEDGKKVQPGDTITKEREQKLFMNTLQGYVDNVNKNVKISLKQNQFNALVSFCYNVGIGAFNKSTLLKKVNINPNDKEIRAQFMRWIYDNGKPILGLKNRRKKEADLYFLNTI from the coding sequence ATGATTGTAAACAACTTTGGTATTCAACTAATTCAAGAAGAGGAAAGTAAAAAAATGTTTGATTTATCAGGCCAGAAATTTCTTTCCGATTTAGAAGGCGTTAGATATACCTCTTACAAAGACACAGGAGGAGTTTGGACGATTGGACGAGGAATCATCAGGTATGAAGACGGAAAAAAAGTACAGCCCGGCGATACAATTACAAAAGAAAGAGAGCAAAAACTCTTTATGAATACGCTGCAGGGATATGTCGATAACGTCAATAAAAATGTAAAAATTAGCCTTAAGCAAAATCAGTTCAACGCTTTGGTGTCTTTTTGTTACAATGTAGGAATAGGCGCGTTTAACAAATCTACACTCTTGAAGAAGGTCAATATTAATCCGAACGATAAGGAAATAAGAGCCCAATTTATGAGATGGATTTACGATAACGGAAAACCAATTCTCGGTCTCAAAAACCGTAGAAAAAAAGAAGCCGATTTATATTTTTTAAACACAATATGA
- the trxB gene encoding thioredoxin-disulfide reductase has translation MENNILDCVIVGSGPAGFTAAIYAARASLKPELFTGLEPGGQLTTTTEVENFPGYPDGITGPEMMLHLQKQAERFETKVHYEMISKVEFSKVRGGIHKLSTGSREILAKSVIISTGAAAKYLGLADEKKYAGGGVSACATCDGFFYRGKDVIVVGAGDTAAEEATYLSKICNKVTLLVRKDHFRASKVMVDRVLSTSNIEVKYNHELIGIEGENSLVERAKVVNNLTDEISTIDVHGIFIAIGHKPNTGIFKGQIDLDENEYIITEGKSARTNLPGVFAAGDVQDHHYRQAITAAGSGCMAAMDAEKYLGELAGENHTWVEQ, from the coding sequence ATGGAGAACAATATCTTAGACTGTGTGATTGTAGGTTCTGGACCAGCTGGTTTTACAGCAGCAATTTATGCAGCAAGAGCAAGTCTTAAACCTGAACTTTTTACAGGACTAGAACCCGGAGGACAATTAACAACAACAACGGAAGTAGAAAATTTTCCTGGTTATCCAGATGGAATTACCGGACCGGAAATGATGCTTCACCTTCAAAAACAAGCGGAACGTTTCGAGACTAAGGTTCATTATGAAATGATTTCCAAAGTTGAGTTTTCCAAAGTAAGAGGCGGGATTCATAAATTGAGTACAGGTTCTCGTGAGATTTTGGCGAAAAGTGTGATTATTTCTACAGGTGCAGCTGCAAAATATTTGGGTTTGGCAGATGAGAAAAAATATGCTGGTGGTGGTGTTTCGGCTTGTGCAACTTGTGACGGATTTTTCTACAGAGGAAAAGATGTAATCGTTGTGGGAGCAGGAGATACAGCGGCAGAAGAAGCGACTTATCTTTCCAAAATCTGTAACAAAGTAACTTTGTTGGTAAGAAAAGACCATTTCCGTGCTTCAAAAGTGATGGTGGACAGAGTTCTAAGCACTTCTAACATCGAAGTAAAATATAACCACGAACTCATCGGAATCGAAGGTGAAAACTCCTTGGTTGAAAGAGCTAAAGTGGTTAATAATTTGACAGACGAAATTTCTACAATTGATGTTCACGGAATTTTTATCGCCATTGGTCACAAACCAAACACAGGAATCTTCAAAGGGCAAATCGACTTGGACGAAAACGAATATATCATTACAGAAGGTAAATCTGCAAGAACAAATCTTCCTGGAGTTTTCGCGGCAGGCGATGTTCAGGATCATCATTACAGACAAGCGATTACGGCTGCAGGAAGCGGTTGTATGGCGGCAATGGATGCAGAGAAATATCTTGGTGAATTGGCTGGAGAAAACCATACTTGGGTTGAACAATAA
- a CDS encoding LexA family transcriptional regulator → MESKIDKILILNKIKSHYGFNTDADFARFLDIKPNTLSNWYIRNTFDPERIFTKCEDIDGNFIISGEEPMLKVNSAFEAKKGTNKNNHLPQVIVVDSNNDENIPLVPVKARAGYLDGYYKPKFMRTLPTYRVPGLNNGTFRMFENKGNSMHPTLPNRSIAVGEWVENWKDDIRDGRIYIIVHDDWEESEDGVLIKRCLNRISKYNNLLCKSDNIDRVSYPNINLNPIYIKEVWELKGAFTFEFPDPSNLFSRLDDLEAEMEQLKRNLLK, encoded by the coding sequence ATGGAGTCTAAAATTGATAAAATACTAATACTCAATAAAATAAAATCACATTACGGTTTTAATACCGATGCCGATTTTGCACGATTTCTCGATATCAAACCTAATACTTTATCCAATTGGTACATTAGAAACACATTTGACCCAGAAAGAATATTCACAAAATGTGAAGATATAGATGGTAATTTCATTATATCTGGAGAAGAACCTATGTTGAAGGTAAATTCAGCTTTTGAAGCGAAGAAAGGAACTAATAAAAACAACCATTTACCTCAAGTCATTGTAGTAGACTCAAATAATGATGAAAACATCCCGCTAGTTCCTGTTAAAGCAAGAGCTGGATATCTAGACGGTTATTATAAACCAAAATTTATGCGAACATTACCTACATACAGAGTACCTGGATTAAATAATGGCACATTTCGTATGTTTGAGAATAAAGGAAATTCTATGCACCCAACATTACCCAATAGAAGTATTGCAGTTGGAGAATGGGTGGAAAACTGGAAAGACGATATAAGAGATGGAAGAATATATATTATCGTTCATGACGACTGGGAAGAATCTGAAGACGGTGTTCTTATTAAAAGATGTTTAAATAGAATTTCAAAATACAACAATTTACTCTGTAAGTCTGATAATATAGATAGAGTTAGTTACCCCAATATTAATCTTAATCCTATATATATAAAAGAAGTATGGGAGCTAAAAGGTGCTTTTACATTTGAATTTCCGGATCCATCTAATTTATTTAGTCGATTAGATGATCTTGAGGCAGAAATGGAACAACTTAAAAGAAACTTACTCAAATAA
- a CDS encoding AAA family ATPase — translation MKKMNKDLKLNITEKLEDYLKKNEMSANEFSDSYNIPSNYISQIRNGKDFVMAGEDKKVMIHPKYYRQIAKSIGFKMEKEYWRTKVTPQFNQILGVLEDAKEFGYTNIIIGETGCGKSYLSDLFVKSYIKDAFKITVGSMDTISDLLDKICESLKIQSGTSKSKRIKDIIKKLTSLKLEGYEPILIFDEAEYLKQSTLCNMKELHDHLNQHCGLILIGTDQLIKKLEQLRKKNKDGMPQFYSRIKFGIRYLKSIDTNFSEFVGGFQDKDLVKFLQNYCTSYRELHDVLVPAMREADRLREPLTENLVRKVLNLPPL, via the coding sequence ATGAAGAAAATGAATAAAGATTTAAAGTTAAATATAACAGAAAAACTTGAAGATTATTTGAAAAAAAATGAGATGTCTGCCAATGAGTTTTCCGATTCTTACAATATTCCTTCAAATTATATCAGCCAAATAAGAAATGGGAAAGATTTTGTGATGGCAGGTGAAGATAAAAAAGTGATGATACACCCCAAATATTACCGACAAATCGCAAAAAGCATAGGCTTTAAAATGGAAAAAGAATATTGGAGAACAAAGGTTACACCTCAGTTTAATCAAATTTTAGGAGTCTTGGAAGATGCTAAAGAATTCGGATATACAAATATCATTATCGGAGAAACCGGATGTGGAAAGAGCTATTTGTCTGATCTTTTTGTGAAGAGCTATATCAAAGATGCCTTCAAAATAACAGTAGGATCTATGGATACTATTTCTGATTTGTTAGATAAGATTTGTGAATCATTAAAAATCCAATCAGGAACAAGTAAATCAAAAAGAATTAAGGATATCATCAAAAAGCTTACGAGTCTAAAACTTGAAGGATATGAACCTATTTTAATTTTTGATGAAGCAGAATATCTAAAACAATCCACACTTTGTAATATGAAAGAACTACACGATCATCTAAATCAACACTGTGGGCTTATTCTAATTGGAACCGATCAATTAATCAAAAAATTAGAACAATTAAGGAAAAAAAATAAGGATGGGATGCCGCAATTTTATAGCCGAATCAAATTCGGGATTAGATATTTGAAATCAATTGATACCAATTTTTCAGAATTTGTTGGCGGTTTTCAAGATAAAGACTTAGTCAAATTTCTTCAGAATTATTGCACAAGTTATAGAGAGTTGCATGATGTTTTAGTTCCGGCTATGCGAGAAGCAGATAGGCTGCGAGAACCATTAACAGAGAACCTGGTAAGAAAAGTTTTAAATCTTCCACCATTATGA
- a CDS encoding DUF2586 family protein, whose translation MLPYIKFNISTNGLGQSQADIQKTPGLLVTGVTVTGDDKVFAGESYQIFSLQEAKDLGIEASGVNSFAYKHIKAFYDYAGENAELWFMLITSTMKDALDKDIEPNFAKKLISDAAGKIRVLGVVKKFEGTVTPLESLDKDVIDAVEKAQELADYFTGKYMPFRVVLSGNAFTGNFTTLKNYSLSNYNRVSILLSNTDGQKDASVGLALGRLASTPVQRNIGRVRDGAVENNSAYFTDGSKVESLSTQWSSIDGKGYIFLQNYAGRSGFYFSDDVTLTKPTDDFKSLANGFVMDKAMLIAYDMLLEFLKDEVPVNTDGTIHPSIIKSWQSAVDTQIRSLMVEPGNLSDVNVNINPNQNVVSTGEVVMQVALLPVGYAKYITVNIGFTTNAE comes from the coding sequence ATGTTACCATACATAAAGTTTAATATTTCAACAAATGGACTTGGCCAAAGTCAGGCCGACATCCAAAAAACACCAGGACTACTTGTTACAGGTGTAACTGTAACTGGAGATGATAAAGTATTTGCTGGTGAATCATACCAAATTTTTTCTTTGCAAGAAGCTAAAGATTTAGGTATCGAAGCATCAGGAGTAAATTCATTTGCTTACAAGCATATCAAAGCATTTTATGACTATGCGGGAGAAAATGCAGAGTTATGGTTTATGCTGATTACATCTACTATGAAAGATGCCTTGGACAAGGACATAGAGCCAAATTTTGCAAAAAAATTAATTTCTGATGCAGCCGGCAAAATACGCGTACTAGGTGTTGTCAAGAAATTTGAAGGAACAGTAACTCCCTTAGAAAGTTTAGATAAAGATGTTATTGATGCGGTGGAAAAAGCGCAGGAATTAGCTGATTATTTTACAGGTAAGTATATGCCATTCAGAGTTGTGCTTTCCGGAAATGCTTTTACAGGTAATTTCACGACTCTTAAAAATTATTCTTTATCTAATTACAATCGTGTTTCTATCTTGTTAAGTAATACAGATGGCCAAAAAGATGCTTCTGTTGGTTTAGCTCTAGGTAGGTTGGCAAGTACGCCTGTTCAGAGAAACATCGGACGTGTAAGAGATGGTGCTGTAGAAAATAACTCTGCTTATTTTACAGATGGTAGCAAAGTAGAATCTCTATCAACTCAATGGAGTTCTATCGACGGAAAAGGCTATATTTTCTTGCAAAATTATGCAGGAAGAAGCGGATTCTATTTTTCTGATGATGTTACTCTTACCAAACCAACAGATGATTTTAAATCTTTAGCAAATGGTTTTGTTATGGATAAAGCAATGCTTATTGCTTATGATATGTTGTTGGAGTTTTTAAAAGACGAGGTTCCTGTAAATACAGACGGAACTATTCACCCTTCTATTATTAAGTCTTGGCAATCTGCAGTAGATACTCAAATTAGATCTTTAATGGTTGAACCTGGTAATCTAAGTGATGTTAATGTAAATATTAACCCTAATCAAAATGTAGTTTCAACAGGTGAAGTTGTAATGCAGGTTGCACTATTGCCAGTCGGATACGCAAAATATATAACCGTAAATATTGGATTTACAACTAACGCTGAATAA
- a CDS encoding P-loop NTPase family protein, translated as MKKALSSTDILTKKYNLIKWDGSWYDNFKHPESRGVWFISGNSGNGKTAFMLQLAKALSKYGRVLYNSLEEGNSLTMQEAWKQQNVAECGRRIQLINESISELEIRLDKRQSPDIIIIDSWQYTDLNWERYLLLKRKYHNKLFIFNSQMDGSKPMGKTALRVQYDADLKIWVEGFKAFSKGRYLGPEWEKGYIIWKEGAIKYWGQSTNN; from the coding sequence ATGAAAAAAGCATTATCATCAACAGATATCCTTACAAAAAAATATAATCTGATAAAATGGGACGGCAGCTGGTACGACAATTTTAAACACCCAGAGTCTAGAGGGGTATGGTTTATTTCAGGTAATTCGGGTAATGGTAAAACGGCTTTTATGTTACAATTAGCAAAAGCTTTATCAAAATACGGACGAGTCTTGTATAATTCTTTGGAAGAAGGCAATTCTCTTACAATGCAGGAAGCCTGGAAACAACAAAATGTAGCAGAATGCGGCAGAAGAATTCAATTGATTAATGAAAGTATATCGGAGCTTGAAATAAGATTGGATAAAAGACAAAGCCCGGATATTATTATCATAGACAGCTGGCAATATACAGACCTCAACTGGGAAAGATACCTCCTACTAAAAAGAAAATACCATAATAAGCTTTTCATTTTCAATAGTCAGATGGATGGTAGCAAGCCAATGGGGAAAACAGCTCTCAGAGTGCAATACGACGCAGACTTGAAAATCTGGGTAGAAGGGTTCAAAGCATTTTCAAAAGGACGTTATCTGGGACCAGAATGGGAAAAAGGATATATCATATGGAAAGAAGGTGCAATAAAATACTGGGGACAATCAACAAACAATTAA
- a CDS encoding response regulator transcription factor, with translation MKKIILIEDESSVVSFIKKGLQELDYEISVALDGSTGIKLVEDNDFDLIILDIMLPDINGLEVCKEIRKKNKTVPILFLTALDSSENIVLGLESGGDDYLVKPFKFIELVARIKSLLRRSGHSNGTESNEIDDENTYQFSDLTVNDYTKKVTRAGAEISLTSTEYKLLLYFLNNPEKVISRAEILEAVWGVNYELGTNVVDVYVNYLRKKLDNQDDDKLIHTVIGMGYVLKKS, from the coding sequence ATGAAAAAAATTATTCTGATAGAAGACGAATCCAGTGTTGTTTCCTTTATCAAAAAAGGACTGCAAGAATTGGATTATGAGATTTCCGTAGCTTTGGACGGCTCCACAGGTATCAAATTGGTCGAAGACAACGATTTTGATCTGATCATTTTGGATATTATGTTGCCTGATATCAACGGCTTGGAAGTCTGTAAAGAAATCCGAAAAAAGAATAAAACCGTTCCTATTCTATTTTTAACCGCTTTGGATTCTTCCGAGAATATTGTTCTTGGACTAGAAAGTGGTGGCGATGATTACCTTGTGAAGCCTTTCAAATTCATAGAATTGGTGGCAAGAATCAAATCTCTCTTAAGAAGAAGTGGACATAGCAACGGAACTGAATCTAACGAAATCGATGATGAAAATACTTATCAATTTTCAGATTTAACCGTTAACGATTACACCAAAAAAGTAACCCGCGCTGGAGCAGAAATTTCATTAACCTCAACAGAATATAAGCTTCTACTCTATTTTCTGAATAATCCGGAAAAAGTAATTTCCAGAGCAGAAATACTGGAAGCAGTTTGGGGAGTGAACTATGAACTGGGAACCAATGTTGTGGATGTTTACGTTAATTATCTCAGAAAAAAACTCGATAATCAGGATGATGACAAATTGATCCACACTGTCATAGGAATGGGCTATGTTCTAAAAAAATCTTAA